In Bacillus sp. NP247, one DNA window encodes the following:
- the nuoB gene encoding NADH-quinone oxidoreductase subunit NuoB has product MVINFEELHPQERAELERNIFFSTLEQLKGWARSNSLWPMTFGLACCAIEMMGVGSSHYDLDRFGSFFRTSPRQSDVMIVSGTVTKKMAPIVRRLYDQMPEPKWVIAMGSCATAGGPYVNSYAVVKGVDQIVPVDVYIPGCPPNPAALIYGINKLKEKIRYEARTGKQVTNK; this is encoded by the coding sequence ATGGTTATAAATTTTGAGGAATTACACCCACAAGAGCGAGCGGAATTAGAAAGAAATATCTTTTTTTCTACATTGGAACAGTTGAAGGGATGGGCACGGAGTAACTCTTTATGGCCGATGACATTTGGACTGGCATGCTGTGCGATTGAAATGATGGGAGTAGGTTCATCACATTACGATTTAGATCGATTTGGGTCATTTTTTCGGACTTCACCAAGACAATCGGACGTCATGATTGTGTCAGGAACGGTAACGAAGAAAATGGCACCTATTGTTCGGCGCTTATATGATCAAATGCCTGAACCGAAGTGGGTAATTGCGATGGGATCTTGTGCAACAGCCGGTGGTCCGTATGTGAATTCGTATGCTGTTGTGAAAGGTGTAGATCAAATTGTACCAGTTGATGTGTATATTCCTGGATGCCCTCCAAATCCTGCTGCTTTAATTTATGGAATTAATAAATTAAAAGAAAAAATTCGTTACGAGGCGAGGACCGGGAAGCAGGTGACGAATAAATGA